The following are from one region of the Hymenobacter radiodurans genome:
- a CDS encoding ABA4-like family protein, with protein MLTPATLFSVANPVAMLGWVLLLIAPRWTVTRRLVLSGILPLALAVVYAVVIGVHYAGPEGSVGGFSSLADVALLFQDPWALLAGWVHYLCFDLAIGAWEARDAHRRGVPHLLLIPCLLFTFLLGPVGILLYAAARRFYPLNLPPSPATTPQSVSSSYPS; from the coding sequence ATGCTTACGCCCGCCACGTTGTTTTCTGTTGCCAACCCGGTTGCCATGCTCGGGTGGGTGTTGCTGCTGATTGCGCCCCGCTGGACAGTCACGCGCCGGCTGGTGCTTAGCGGAATTCTGCCCCTGGCTCTGGCCGTGGTATATGCCGTGGTAATTGGGGTGCACTATGCCGGGCCGGAGGGCAGTGTGGGGGGCTTTTCTTCGCTGGCTGATGTGGCACTACTATTCCAGGATCCGTGGGCGCTGCTGGCCGGTTGGGTGCATTATCTCTGCTTCGATTTGGCCATTGGCGCCTGGGAAGCGCGCGATGCGCACCGCCGCGGAGTGCCGCACCTGCTGCTGATTCCGTGCCTGCTATTTACCTTTTTGCTTGGGCCGGTAGGCATACTGCTGTACGCTGCCGCACGCCGCTTTTACCCCCTGAATTTGCCCCCCAGCCCCGCCACCACTCCGCAGTCTGTCTCCTCATCTTATCCATCGTAA
- a CDS encoding DoxX family protein, with protein MKPLLVLLGVFGLLAAGTYFWQGYVNVVLAGNGAMAAMLLFTGAAHFAFTKGMMGMLPDFLPAKKAWVLATGVLEIVAAVGLLLPALRPLTAWLLIAFFILILPGNIIAARRHLNYQTGTLDGPGLRYLWFRIPLQLFFIYWTWTFSLAWPSYLANFSHVI; from the coding sequence ATGAAACCCTTACTTGTATTGCTCGGCGTATTCGGGCTGTTGGCGGCGGGCACGTATTTTTGGCAAGGCTACGTTAATGTTGTGCTTGCCGGCAACGGCGCTATGGCTGCCATGCTGTTGTTTACGGGTGCAGCGCACTTCGCTTTTACCAAAGGCATGATGGGGATGCTGCCGGACTTTTTGCCAGCCAAAAAGGCGTGGGTGCTGGCTACAGGGGTCTTGGAAATCGTGGCGGCCGTGGGCTTGCTACTTCCAGCCTTGCGCCCACTCACGGCTTGGCTTCTCATCGCCTTTTTCATCCTGATTTTGCCCGGCAATATCATCGCGGCTCGTCGGCACCTGAACTACCAAACCGGAACCCTCGATGGACCGGGCTTGCGCTACCTCTGGTTTCGGATTCCGCTTCAGCTATTTTTTATTTATTGGACTTGGACTTTCTCCCTGGCTTGGCCTTCATATCTCGCTAATTTTTCTCATGTAATTTAG
- a CDS encoding sensor histidine kinase → MQDRQLLLFGVPIVSLMMLLPEANYAFQSVPAFLVSWAISLLYTLIIWLGTRTIWQWLCRRYPQVGQTAVRLWWLATACIVYSSLATVAITVSLTMILPPALFGALSTERLLVQVLVNLVPTSVVMLVYESQHFFQQWEQNVRRAEQLTQAGVQSQLEALQNQLDPHFLFNSLNTLSALIEPGNAAAQEFVEQLADVYRYVLLSREKVTVPLAEELAFVDTYVALQKVRFRDNLRVEQHIPAEALEQHVAPLSVQLLVENALKHNVVSRENPLELRLTADPATGYLTVENALRPRLAGLAPGTGTGLRNVQHRYELLHAPQPVEISTANRWFRVRLPLLGPR, encoded by the coding sequence ATGCAAGACCGTCAGTTGCTGCTGTTTGGAGTGCCGATTGTCAGCCTGATGATGCTCCTGCCTGAGGCTAATTATGCGTTTCAGTCAGTTCCCGCCTTTCTGGTTAGCTGGGCGATTTCGCTGCTCTATACCCTCATCATTTGGCTGGGCACGCGCACCATCTGGCAGTGGCTGTGCCGACGCTATCCGCAGGTGGGCCAAACGGCGGTGCGTCTGTGGTGGCTGGCCACTGCCTGCATCGTTTACTCCAGCCTGGCTACCGTTGCCATCACCGTCAGCCTGACCATGATTTTGCCCCCCGCGCTATTCGGGGCGTTGAGCACCGAGCGCCTCCTAGTGCAGGTGCTGGTAAATCTGGTGCCCACGTCGGTGGTGATGCTGGTGTACGAAAGCCAGCATTTTTTTCAGCAGTGGGAGCAAAACGTGCGGCGGGCCGAGCAGCTCACGCAGGCGGGCGTACAAAGCCAGCTCGAAGCTCTGCAAAACCAGCTCGACCCGCACTTTCTGTTCAATTCGCTTAATACCCTTTCGGCCCTCATCGAGCCGGGCAATGCAGCGGCCCAAGAGTTTGTGGAGCAGCTGGCCGATGTGTACCGCTACGTGCTGCTCAGCCGCGAAAAAGTAACTGTGCCGCTGGCCGAGGAGCTGGCGTTTGTGGATACTTACGTGGCCCTGCAAAAAGTCCGTTTTCGCGATAACCTGCGAGTTGAGCAGCACATTCCGGCCGAAGCGCTGGAGCAGCATGTAGCTCCGCTTAGCGTGCAGCTGCTGGTAGAGAATGCGCTCAAGCACAACGTCGTATCGCGCGAAAATCCGCTGGAGCTGCGCCTCACCGCCGACCCAGCAACGGGCTACTTGACCGTAGAAAACGCCTTACGCCCGCGCCTGGCGGGCTTGGCGCCGGGCACTGGTACCGGCCTGCGCAATGTGCAGCACCGCTACGAGCTGCTCCACGCTCCTCAGCCCGTTGAAATCAGCACCGCAAACCGATGGTTTCGGGTGCGACTACCGCTGCTGGGGCCCCGCTAA
- a CDS encoding LytR/AlgR family response regulator transcription factor, with product MTVLILEDEYPAAERIQRVLHQAAPEANVVAVLDSVASGVAWIQSNLPPDLILADIHLADGLSFELFERAVVRSPVIFTTAYDAYAIRAFKTNSVDYLLKPIKVVELKSALTKLEYWRTPAAPPPPDAAQRLERLLDSFPRPDQPYKSRFLVRSGEQLLPLLAEQIAWFQSRNEVTTLAAVDGRRFVVDYTLEQLESLLNPRQFFRLNRQFVAHLQSVQRLHPYFNGKLKLDLAPNPTDEVVVSREKASVFKQWLEG from the coding sequence ATGACCGTTTTAATACTGGAAGATGAGTACCCGGCCGCCGAGCGCATTCAGCGCGTGCTGCACCAGGCGGCGCCCGAAGCCAACGTTGTGGCGGTGCTGGATAGCGTGGCATCAGGAGTAGCGTGGATACAGTCAAATTTGCCCCCCGACCTTATTCTGGCTGATATTCACCTGGCCGACGGGCTGAGCTTCGAGCTGTTTGAGCGCGCGGTGGTACGCAGCCCGGTCATCTTCACCACGGCCTACGATGCCTATGCAATTCGGGCGTTCAAGACGAATAGCGTCGATTATTTGCTGAAGCCTATCAAGGTAGTGGAGCTAAAATCGGCCCTCACCAAGCTGGAGTACTGGCGGACGCCGGCCGCGCCGCCCCCACCCGACGCGGCCCAGCGCTTGGAGCGCCTGCTCGACAGCTTCCCTCGCCCCGACCAGCCGTACAAATCACGCTTTCTGGTGCGTAGCGGCGAGCAGCTATTACCCCTGCTGGCGGAGCAGATTGCTTGGTTCCAAAGCCGCAATGAGGTCACGACGCTGGCCGCAGTAGATGGGCGCCGGTTCGTGGTGGACTACACACTCGAGCAGCTGGAAAGCTTGCTCAACCCACGCCAGTTTTTTCGTCTGAATCGGCAGTTTGTCGCTCATTTGCAGTCCGTACAGCGCCTACATCCTTATTTTAATGGCAAGCTGAAGCTGGATTTGGCCCCCAATCCTACCGATGAAGTGGTGGTGAGCCGGGAGAAAGCCAGCGTATTTAAGCAATGGCTGGAGGGCTGA